In the genome of Flammeovirga agarivorans, the window GGATAGTATTGTTGTTATTGCTCATGAGAATGATATTACACTCACAAACCTATATTCAAATAAAATAATAAAGCGTTTTCGTTGCACAGACTATGTGAAAATGTTGGCTGGTAAAGATGAGAAGTCGTTCTTCCTATTAACCAAAGGATTTCTACAGCAGATTTCTAGCCAAGGAGAGGTACTTCATCAAATCAAAACTCCCCTGAATGAGTCCCTTTATTTATTTGCTAGCCCTAATGACAAGCACCTGATAATTGCCTATGAAAATTACTATTTCTCAGTAATAAATAATGATTTTATCTATGAGGCATATTTGTTCCAATCAGACCCCATTTTAAATGGCTCTCATATTGTAAGAGAAGTGAAATTTCTGACTGAAGATACTTATCTTATTTATGGTGATATAGGTATAGAGTCTTCTGAAATGCTCAATCGAAGTCCGAGAATTTTTAATCATAAAGGTCAGATAGTTAAAAGATTAAAAGGAGAGGTGTTTATAACCACAGAGTATATAAATGCCATTGAAAGTATAAAATCAAACCACTGTATAATTGCAGCGTTTGATAGTGAAAAACAGTCACCTTTACTTTATGAAATCAATAAAAAGGGAGATATTACCCACCAGTTTGCCATGCCTGAGTATACAGATCAGATGGAACATTATATCTATAAGTTAGATGAAACAAGTTTTGTTTACAGTGATCAGAATACAACAAAAATTTATCATTGGAGTGGTGAACATTGGATAGATATCACAAACATTCAACTCATCAATTCTGATTCTTTATTGACAACCAAAAACATAGAAACCTCTTTTCAGTTAGATGCTTGGAACAGTAATTCTCATTTTATCTATCTGTTGAATAAAGATGGTCAATCAAAAGGGCCCTATATCAAGAAAATTTTTTTAAAAGATAGTCAGACTATTCAGTTTTTATCATTAGATGGTACACCATCAACAGCTTTCCTCAATACAATCAGTGATTCGATTTTTTATGGAAGTAATAAAGACGAATTTGCTATGAATGTTGTTCAACGGGATAGTATTGAAGAAAAGTTTTCTAGAGTTTCAGAAGTACCCATCCAAAAGTCTAATGTTATACAAAACAACTTAGAGTATATTCCAATTCTTCTTTCAGATGAAGTAAAAGCATATAATAGAAAAAAGACTAATGTTTATACTCCCATTGAACATTATATTCATATTAATGATAGCCTAATTATTCTATTCAATTCATCTAAACCTCAGCTACAAAAGAGTACAGTTGAGATCTATAACATCAATACAGCCCAGAAAATATATACATTTAAGGATCAATACCATCCGGATGAATTCAAATTTAATTATGATGTAGCCAATAACATTTTGTTCCTTACTAGTTGGAGAAGTGGTAAGAAATCAATCTTTATCAACCTGACTAATTACAATAAATTGGAAGTTAATTATTCTGCGAGTAATATTATTTTTGATCATGAATTGATTGCTCATAAAACTGACCAAGATTTTATACAGGTGAATACTATCAACTCATTAGAAGAAGTAGCCTTGATTCAACCCGAGAAAGAGGTCTATTATTACAGTAAGGGAAGAACAAAACAGTATTCTCCTTCATTGCAAGATCTAATATATGATGGTAAAAGATATTTACTAAAAACAAATCATTACCTCTATGAATTAGATATTGAAAATCAGAAATTATTACCGATCGAACAAGAAACTAGTCTAACCAAACTCAATAAATTTAAATTGAAAGTTAGGGGAAATACGGTGGAATTAGTCAAGGAATATTACCGAAGAAATTCCCAAAACTCTTCTTTTGGCTATCAGTGGATCTTTAAAGATTCTGTACTGAAGGAAATTACCTTACCATTAAATAACCAAGAAGATGTTTTAAAGGTAGTATATAAGAGTGATAATTTAATAGTATTACAAAATAAAAAATCATCTTTCTTTTTTGACTATTCAAAAGAGCAAAAGCTGAGTTATATCAATGAAAATGTAGCATTTACGACTTTAAACTACAATAGCCAACATGAACTGTTTACAGGAGTAGTAGATAACAATATCTATGTGATTGATAAGAATGGAGTGCAACAATCTCATTTAAAATTAAATCACAATGTAGAATCTGCTGCAATTGTAGACCATCAACTAAGAATTTTCATTTACTCAGATAATACAGTAGAAGGAGAGATCAATGTTGGAGAAAATAAATCAGGGTATTATCAGGTTCCATTATTTCAGAAAGGACTTTTAAAATTGAGAGAAGAGGTGTTATTCAAATAAAAAAACTCACAGCGATAGAATACCACTGCGAGTTTGACCTTTAATAAATTGATATGTTCTACTTATTTGCTTAAAGTATTACCGTACTTATCAATAATATTCAACTGAACATAGTTCAGAATACCTGAATACTGTGACCCTTTTACTTTATAATTATCTGTTACTGCTGTACCAGAATCTTTACCTACATCTAATGTTTCATCCAGTGAGTATAGGTTAGGAACAGTTTTATCAACTCTACCGATTCCTATCTCTTTACCATCTGCAAACAATTTAATTGAAGCTGGAGTATATGGTTTCTTTTCATCCATTACTATTTCCGCCTTTATACTTGTTACACCAGAAGGTACTTTTACTTTAGATTTGATGGAGAATTTGTCTACACTATTGCAATACTCATAGTATACATAACCCGACTTATCTACTCTTAATACAAATCCTGCAAATCGACCTCCTTGAGTGATTAATACACCTTGATCTCCTTTTTTGTAACCATCTAAATTCGCTTCTAAAGTATGTGATTGGAATTTCGTAAATGGAGTAGCTCCTTCAGGAATACGTAAGCCATTTGGATATCTAAACTCATTTAACCCTGCCGTTAGCGATGGTCTAAATGATGAACGGAAACGCTCAGTTCTTCTATCATCAATTGGTAAGGCATTACCTTTGGCTGCTTCTGCGAAGAACAAGTATTTCATGTACTCAAGCTTTTCTGGCATTTTCTCAGCCATGTTTTCGGATTGTGAAAAATCTTTAGAAAGGTCATATAACTCCCATTCCATATCTGTGATATTCACTTGACCCGTTGAATTCGACTCCCAAGGGATATTACGCATTGCACCTGCCCACCATCCATCATGGTAGATACCTAAGTTACCAAGGATTTCAAAATATTGAGTGGTATGTGTTTCAGCGGCATCTTCATCATTAAATGAATACACTAAAGATGTTCCATCAATTGGTTCTTGTGGAGCACCGTCAATTTCTTTTGGCATTTCAATACCAGCTACTTCTAATAGAGTAGGAGCAATATCAGTAACATGAGCAAACTGAGTTCTTACTTCACCTCTTTCGTCAATACCATTCGGATAAGAAATAGCCATAGCATTACGTACACCACCTAAGTGAGAAGCAATTTGTTTGGTCCATTGATAAGGTGAGTTGACTGCCCAAGCCCAAGCAGCAGGCATATGGTTAAAATAATCTTCAGATCCTAATCGATTACTTTTTACAGCCTCCACTTTATCTTCCCATTTTTCGGGAACACCATTAAAGAAAGCCATCTCATTCAATAAGCCTTCAATTCCACCTTCTGCAGAAGCACCGTTATCGCCAGCAATGTAAACAAAGATAGTATTGTCCATCTTGCCCATATCTTCTACAGCATCGTATAACCTTCTGATTTGGGTATCGGTATGCTCAGTAAACCCAGCGAAAACTTCCATCATTCGAGCATAAACCATACGTTGTTCATCCGTTAAAGAGTCCCAAGCAGGCAACGATTCAGGACGTGGAGTCAATTGAGTATCTGCTGGAATAATACCTTTTGCTTTCATATTGTTAAAAGCTTGCTCTCTGTAAACATCCCAACCGGCATCGAATTTACCTTTATATTTTTCAATATATTCTGCAGGTGCTTGGTGTGGAGCATGAACTGCACCAGGTGAAAAGTAAACGAAAAAGGGTTTGTCTGGAGCTACAGCATTGACCGATTGAATATAGTTGATCGCCTTATCAGCCATATCAGTGGTTAAGTGATAAGGAGAACCGTCAACATTAGTTTCAGGAGCTTCAATTCTTTTTCTATCCTCCACTAAGGCAGGGTGGAATTGGTCAGTGTCACCACCTAAGAATCCATAAAAATAATCGAAACCTAGATCATTGGGCCAACGATCAAAAGGGCCAGTAAAAGAAGCCTCCCAATCGGGTACATTATGGTTTTTACCATACCAAGAGGTAGAATATCCTTTCTGTTGAAGAACTCTAGCAAAAGAACCAACTTCTTTTGGTAGTTTCATAGTATAGCCATCGTTACCGGTACCAATTTCCATAATAGCACCTGTTTCGGCTCTATGATGATTTCTACCTGTTAATAAAGAGGCTCTTGTTGGCGAACATAAAGCAGTGGTGTGAAAACGAGAATAGGTTAAACCGTTTTCTGCAATTTCATCGAAAGCAGGTGTTTCAATCTGTCCACCCATATGTCCCATTTGGGCATAACCTACATCATCTAATAAAATAAGAACAATGTTAGGAGCTTCACCTAAGTTATTTTCTCTAAAGTTTAATTGTGTTGGTGCAGAATCTTTGGATTCATGTACTGTAAGTCCTTTTACTTCTTGAGCTGTTGAAGTAAGTGGCAAAGCAGCAGCTAATACAATTGCACTAATACTTTTTCGTAATCTTCTTGTAAACATACTTTTTGTTTTTGTTGATAGTACAAATGTAGCTTACAAGACAAGTGAATTACTGTTATATTCCAAGATTCGATTGGTATAAAACAGGCAAAATGATGAGGTGCTGAATTTTACCTTAAAACTTATAAATGATACCGTTTTTCATAGTATAATTGAGTTGGTCGATGGGTACATAGGGTTGATTATCATACCATAATGTAAATTTATTGTTGAAGGTAAGTGAAGAAGATATCTTAAAGTTGATATTTGTCTCTCCACTAATTCTGTAATTCTGAGCATCAGTAAAGCTACTCTGATGGTAAACGATAAAGTTTAAATAGACTGTTTCATTATAGTCTAGTCTATACTTTAGATATAGATTAGAACGGAATAATTTAGGACTGGCAGTTGTTATGATCGTCTCGGTATCTGTCACTTCTTCCCATCGCCAATCTTCTATTTCATAAAAGGTACCTACGCCAAAAATTAGTACAGTATGTTCTTTTCTGAAGAATCTCCATCGGGCATTTCCTCCTAATAACAGCCTTTCATTCATACCTTTTACTTGGTCATACTGAGCTTGTGTGAAAGCTTCAAATGATAGACGCTTATGTTTTCTAAACTTTGATCTAATATGAATAAAACCATTCTGTAAAAGGTCAAAACCTTCTGAATTTAATAATGACAAGTCAGCTAGAACGATAAAATCATGTTTTTGACCGACATGGGCAAAGTTTCCTTTAATACCTCCACCATAAGTCTCAATTTGTTGGTTGATCAGTTCGAAGTTGACATTAATATTACCAACCCATCTAGAAGAATCACCAACATCTAAACGTGACTTCTCAACATTCAGAATCTGAGCTTTTGATGTGATATGGATAAAAAATAGGGAGACAGTAAAAAAAATGTACAGAAAGTTCTTCATTTTGAAAAGAAGTATTGTCGTAATCTTAGTTTGTGAAAGTTCCTACAAATATAGGGAATCATTATTTACAGCCGAATTTTTTGTGCAAACCATTGCATTGCCCACTGAATTTTAACCTCCTACATTTGTAGCATAATTTATAGAGAGAGAATAAAATAATTTATTAACCCACTACCATTTTTTTATTACTGAATATCA includes:
- a CDS encoding arylsulfatase, producing MFTRRLRKSISAIVLAAALPLTSTAQEVKGLTVHESKDSAPTQLNFRENNLGEAPNIVLILLDDVGYAQMGHMGGQIETPAFDEIAENGLTYSRFHTTALCSPTRASLLTGRNHHRAETGAIMEIGTGNDGYTMKLPKEVGSFARVLQQKGYSTSWYGKNHNVPDWEASFTGPFDRWPNDLGFDYFYGFLGGDTDQFHPALVEDRKRIEAPETNVDGSPYHLTTDMADKAINYIQSVNAVAPDKPFFVYFSPGAVHAPHQAPAEYIEKYKGKFDAGWDVYREQAFNNMKAKGIIPADTQLTPRPESLPAWDSLTDEQRMVYARMMEVFAGFTEHTDTQIRRLYDAVEDMGKMDNTIFVYIAGDNGASAEGGIEGLLNEMAFFNGVPEKWEDKVEAVKSNRLGSEDYFNHMPAAWAWAVNSPYQWTKQIASHLGGVRNAMAISYPNGIDERGEVRTQFAHVTDIAPTLLEVAGIEMPKEIDGAPQEPIDGTSLVYSFNDEDAAETHTTQYFEILGNLGIYHDGWWAGAMRNIPWESNSTGQVNITDMEWELYDLSKDFSQSENMAEKMPEKLEYMKYLFFAEAAKGNALPIDDRRTERFRSSFRPSLTAGLNEFRYPNGLRIPEGATPFTKFQSHTLEANLDGYKKGDQGVLITQGGRFAGFVLRVDKSGYVYYEYCNSVDKFSIKSKVKVPSGVTSIKAEIVMDEKKPYTPASIKLFADGKEIGIGRVDKTVPNLYSLDETLDVGKDSGTAVTDNYKVKGSQYSGILNYVQLNIIDKYGNTLSK
- a CDS encoding DUF481 domain-containing protein, with the protein product MKNFLYIFFTVSLFFIHITSKAQILNVEKSRLDVGDSSRWVGNINVNFELINQQIETYGGGIKGNFAHVGQKHDFIVLADLSLLNSEGFDLLQNGFIHIRSKFRKHKRLSFEAFTQAQYDQVKGMNERLLLGGNARWRFFRKEHTVLIFGVGTFYEIEDWRWEEVTDTETIITTASPKLFRSNLYLKYRLDYNETVYLNFIVYHQSSFTDAQNYRISGETNINFKISSSLTFNNKFTLWYDNQPYVPIDQLNYTMKNGIIYKF
- a CDS encoding caspase family protein: MDFRNYALTYIFTFFTLLTFAQEMPIPDRGIKLKSTSQSVDIDSKKYALVIGTDEYKGKPVWGDLKNAEYDAESIKEILNVKYGFTTQLLLSPTKNDVFKALISYHKKLKSNDRFLLFIAGHGDYDKTIYDDGFLVFQDSKIPSEDLTRSTYLGYQQLNNILNALPSKHVGIILDVCFGGTFNSKVGSYRSGNTQVYQGKSSQDFARQKLAKKSRLFLTSGALEPVPDGYAEKHSPFCYLLLDALEHGDNKGHPITLSWLHQQAQLNITESLYGYFGDNQPGSEFIIGGIKSEDNSSLVNKILEEKNLKQKAEKKERESRSLVLVQKAREAYFHKNYSKVVQYLDDAYQLDSSNTVVQDIYYKMMLENDSLYFEQVLSKLPLKKERLVSESSAVINDLPIRLFDVDYDNQKIVLISNQQIQIIDFDGNLLTSRTDTQAEKILQVTFQNNQIYIHKGSSFIVLDGNLDEKYSIPLKQKSSLNLPSHLNFKVAKDNEYVLLPSSLNHHTLYKGKKLVTEIQIGDITALRSIDFTNKNHITFEYYKDDLSTYPSDPPIYFKSYNLKGQQTTNEYNTLQNYRLSHQTIYNNFGQEVFEVKNSDKEAHIIINSDTLCDIFYTNSSNELVREHLKNDTTGVEKVESNSKGIIITTENKYPKDYIVLEDSIVVIAHENDITLTNLYSNKIIKRFRCTDYVKMLAGKDEKSFFLLTKGFLQQISSQGEVLHQIKTPLNESLYLFASPNDKHLIIAYENYYFSVINNDFIYEAYLFQSDPILNGSHIVREVKFLTEDTYLIYGDIGIESSEMLNRSPRIFNHKGQIVKRLKGEVFITTEYINAIESIKSNHCIIAAFDSEKQSPLLYEINKKGDITHQFAMPEYTDQMEHYIYKLDETSFVYSDQNTTKIYHWSGEHWIDITNIQLINSDSLLTTKNIETSFQLDAWNSNSHFIYLLNKDGQSKGPYIKKIFLKDSQTIQFLSLDGTPSTAFLNTISDSIFYGSNKDEFAMNVVQRDSIEEKFSRVSEVPIQKSNVIQNNLEYIPILLSDEVKAYNRKKTNVYTPIEHYIHINDSLIILFNSSKPQLQKSTVEIYNINTAQKIYTFKDQYHPDEFKFNYDVANNILFLTSWRSGKKSIFINLTNYNKLEVNYSASNIIFDHELIAHKTDQDFIQVNTINSLEEVALIQPEKEVYYYSKGRTKQYSPSLQDLIYDGKRYLLKTNHYLYELDIENQKLLPIEQETSLTKLNKFKLKVRGNTVELVKEYYRRNSQNSSFGYQWIFKDSVLKEITLPLNNQEDVLKVVYKSDNLIVLQNKKSSFFFDYSKEQKLSYINENVAFTTLNYNSQHELFTGVVDNNIYVIDKNGVQQSHLKLNHNVESAAIVDHQLRIFIYSDNTVEGEINVGENKSGYYQVPLFQKGLLKLREEVLFK